A single region of the Streptomyces sp. NBC_00425 genome encodes:
- a CDS encoding alpha/beta hydrolase, translating into MAAVVLVHGLYHRPEHFALVAERMRAAGTEVLVPELHRGSLPADTAAVQAVVDSFQEPPAVLGHSYGGSVITGLRGAGHLVCLAAFVPDVGESAAGLGGASPGLQAAIGPEHDGWTGLRPDRAAGTLYGDCPEPLAAWAVGLLRAQAPGCGRGIPEHHGWKRTPSTYVVCAQDRAVDPVLQRQMASRCTDAREWQTGHSPFIGRPDLVVGLLRELLTANAARQPNGGAPTGR; encoded by the coding sequence TTGGCCGCCGTGGTGCTCGTGCATGGCCTGTATCACCGTCCCGAACACTTCGCCCTGGTGGCGGAACGCATGCGGGCCGCGGGAACCGAGGTCCTCGTTCCCGAACTCCACCGGGGCTCGTTGCCCGCTGACACAGCCGCGGTGCAGGCTGTCGTCGACTCGTTCCAGGAGCCTCCCGCCGTGCTCGGTCACTCCTACGGAGGGTCAGTGATCACTGGGCTGCGCGGGGCGGGACACCTGGTCTGTCTGGCGGCCTTCGTCCCGGACGTCGGTGAGAGCGCGGCAGGTCTGGGCGGCGCGTCCCCGGGACTCCAGGCCGCGATCGGCCCTGAGCACGACGGCTGGACCGGTCTGCGTCCCGACCGGGCCGCCGGGACCCTCTACGGCGACTGTCCCGAACCCCTCGCGGCCTGGGCCGTCGGCTTGTTGCGTGCGCAGGCCCCCGGCTGCGGGCGAGGCATTCCAGAGCACCACGGCTGGAAGCGCACGCCCTCCACCTATGTCGTCTGCGCGCAGGACCGGGCCGTCGACCCGGTCCTGCAGCGGCAGATGGCCTCGCGCTGTACCGACGCGCGCGAGTGGCAGACGGGCCACTCCCCGTTCATCGGACGGCCCGATCTCGTCGTCGGACTTCTGCGGGAACTGCTCACCGCCAACGCCGCGCGTCAGCCCAACGGAGGAGCGCCAACCGGCCGTTGA
- a CDS encoding FG-GAP-like repeat-containing protein: protein MVRRPPARLVATALAVLAVTTGPLPIASPAVADGSTGAPLAAEKVFQSDRYVPRRDVTHSAGPNGYLHSQEGRSGLLWTSYGTGTTTELGALSQAAIPAYLGSSSDIVTEVVSRTGKVVLRDMAAGTTTDVAITHGTYWATYGAHVLTQARDADGNRVMWVYGSGGPADGTLVDGWPTGITTSFSVLGGDSATAVVSYALGSTRHLALVDLAAAKVTADVRVAAAPTTVALSVDRLVWYGYGTTVHVLNRADLAATETTVTLPGTEGTPQLGIAGRWLVVARSVPAQPGNFVDMSGEPLSAVPLSGGDPVTLLRHASTSLTPTPDGGLLAVGGADSGHWAVRKVTDMGADTPTLTEVTAVPPVAARIDRLSLQNGTLATDEADSSFMSAYYTRPVSADGTPGTPVWQTWKNKPVGPYATGDGRVVESVASPGSDVGSWLGSVDRSDPAGFFYYPSASGSILDVTGRYAIVNGSSPARQYVGDLGVYTDLRPILTRAVTAASVWGTELWTPGATAGTVTAKDLKTGKATATVSTGAPCVPQELQVVGRWIYWSCGTTASAGVWDRTSKKNIPVPSGEALLGDGYLVRHDIPAEALLLTAFADGTAATRKIGDLAGGESGLRGVTWTVDKFGGPAAYVDAARRIHLVPSGAATQPLGVIESDTTDNADETSAATDPWWQWRGLLSKPAASWTATLTAKASGRVVRTFTGGEVDGTLTARWTLRDAAGALVPNGTYIFKLTAPPADGSGPPLTVSRTVTVSTGSVMGHDFTSSGSPAPDGIGDALTLSSAGVIGYRPGNGAGGFNAAVSGSGWPSTVALVPFGDLNGDRRGDILVRFATGELRVYRTLRGLPFIPGTPHTSLGTGWNQYNVLTSPGDITGDGLADLIARKASTGEVFLYKGTSTGKLSGPVRIATNWSTYKKIAGVGDFDGDGRGDLLVQDRTNTLWRYSGNGAGGFNARVKVAAAWGASYNVLAGVGDITGDGKADIIARDTSGNVWRYAGNGRGSFGARVKSATGWGAFKGVF, encoded by the coding sequence GTGGTCCGCCGTCCCCCCGCCCGTCTCGTCGCCACCGCGCTCGCGGTCCTCGCCGTGACGACCGGTCCCCTCCCGATCGCCTCACCGGCGGTCGCGGACGGCAGTACGGGCGCCCCGCTCGCGGCGGAGAAGGTCTTCCAGTCGGACCGCTACGTTCCGCGCCGGGATGTCACCCATTCCGCCGGCCCGAACGGATACCTGCACTCCCAGGAGGGCCGTTCCGGCTTGCTGTGGACGTCGTACGGCACCGGTACGACGACCGAGTTGGGCGCCCTCTCCCAGGCCGCGATCCCCGCGTATCTGGGATCGTCGTCCGACATCGTGACCGAGGTCGTCTCCCGTACCGGAAAGGTCGTCCTCAGGGACATGGCCGCCGGCACCACCACGGACGTCGCGATCACCCACGGCACGTACTGGGCCACCTACGGCGCCCATGTACTGACCCAGGCGCGGGATGCCGACGGAAACCGTGTGATGTGGGTGTACGGCTCCGGCGGCCCGGCCGACGGCACGCTGGTCGACGGCTGGCCGACCGGCATCACCACCAGCTTCTCCGTCCTGGGCGGTGACAGTGCCACGGCCGTCGTCAGCTACGCCCTCGGCAGCACGCGTCACCTGGCTCTGGTCGACCTGGCCGCGGCGAAGGTCACCGCGGACGTGAGGGTGGCTGCCGCGCCGACCACGGTAGCGCTGAGCGTCGACCGACTGGTCTGGTACGGGTACGGCACCACAGTGCACGTCCTGAACCGGGCCGACCTCGCCGCCACCGAGACCACGGTCACGCTGCCCGGCACCGAGGGCACCCCGCAGTTGGGCATCGCAGGCCGCTGGCTCGTGGTCGCCCGTTCCGTGCCGGCGCAGCCCGGCAACTTCGTCGACATGTCCGGCGAGCCGCTGAGCGCCGTCCCGCTCTCCGGGGGCGATCCGGTGACCCTCCTCCGGCATGCGAGCACCTCGCTCACGCCGACCCCGGACGGAGGCCTGCTGGCCGTGGGCGGCGCGGACTCCGGTCACTGGGCGGTGCGCAAGGTCACCGACATGGGCGCGGACACACCGACCCTGACGGAGGTGACCGCCGTGCCGCCGGTGGCCGCCAGGATCGACCGTCTCTCCCTGCAGAACGGCACCCTCGCCACCGACGAGGCCGACAGCAGTTTCATGAGCGCCTACTACACCCGCCCGGTCTCCGCCGACGGAACACCGGGCACACCCGTGTGGCAGACCTGGAAGAACAAGCCGGTCGGCCCGTACGCCACCGGCGACGGCCGCGTGGTGGAATCGGTCGCCTCCCCCGGATCCGACGTCGGTTCGTGGCTGGGCTCGGTCGACCGCTCCGACCCTGCGGGCTTCTTCTACTATCCGTCGGCCTCCGGTAGCATCCTGGACGTCACCGGCCGCTACGCGATCGTCAACGGCTCCTCCCCCGCCCGGCAGTACGTGGGCGACCTGGGCGTGTACACCGACCTTCGCCCCATCCTCACGCGCGCCGTCACGGCCGCCTCGGTGTGGGGAACCGAGCTGTGGACACCGGGCGCCACCGCCGGCACGGTCACCGCCAAGGACCTCAAAACCGGCAAGGCGACCGCCACGGTGAGCACCGGCGCCCCGTGCGTCCCACAGGAGCTCCAGGTCGTGGGCCGGTGGATCTACTGGTCGTGCGGCACCACGGCCTCGGCGGGCGTCTGGGACCGGACGTCGAAGAAGAACATCCCCGTGCCGTCCGGCGAGGCGCTGCTCGGCGACGGCTACCTCGTACGTCACGACATCCCGGCCGAGGCGCTCCTGCTCACCGCCTTCGCGGACGGCACGGCCGCCACACGGAAGATCGGCGACCTCGCGGGGGGCGAATCCGGCCTGCGCGGGGTCACCTGGACGGTGGACAAGTTCGGCGGACCTGCGGCTTACGTGGATGCCGCCCGCCGCATCCACCTGGTGCCCAGCGGGGCCGCAACCCAGCCGCTCGGCGTCATCGAGTCCGACACGACCGACAACGCCGACGAGACCAGTGCGGCCACGGACCCGTGGTGGCAGTGGCGTGGGCTGCTCTCCAAGCCCGCCGCCTCCTGGACGGCCACGCTCACAGCCAAGGCCTCGGGTCGGGTGGTCCGTACGTTCACCGGCGGCGAGGTGGACGGCACCCTCACCGCGCGATGGACCCTTCGGGACGCGGCGGGCGCGCTCGTGCCCAACGGCACCTACATCTTCAAGCTCACCGCCCCGCCTGCAGACGGCTCCGGTCCACCGCTGACCGTGTCCCGCACGGTGACCGTGTCCACCGGGTCCGTCATGGGTCACGACTTCACCAGCAGCGGCTCGCCGGCGCCCGACGGCATCGGCGACGCCCTGACCCTTTCCTCCGCCGGAGTGATCGGCTATCGGCCGGGCAACGGGGCGGGAGGCTTCAACGCGGCTGTATCCGGCTCCGGTTGGCCGTCCACGGTCGCCCTCGTTCCCTTCGGCGACCTGAACGGCGATCGCCGCGGCGACATCCTCGTCCGGTTCGCCACCGGCGAGTTGCGCGTGTACCGGACGCTGCGCGGCCTGCCCTTCATCCCCGGCACGCCGCACACCTCTCTCGGCACCGGCTGGAACCAGTACAACGTGCTGACCTCGCCCGGCGACATCACCGGCGACGGACTGGCGGACCTGATCGCCCGCAAGGCGTCGACAGGTGAGGTGTTCCTCTACAAGGGCACCAGCACGGGGAAGCTGTCCGGGCCTGTCCGCATCGCGACGAACTGGTCGACGTACAAGAAGATCGCGGGGGTCGGCGACTTCGACGGCGACGGCCGCGGCGACCTCCTCGTCCAGGACAGGACCAACACACTGTGGCGCTACTCCGGCAACGGGGCCGGAGGCTTCAACGCCCGGGTGAAGGTGGCCGCCGCCTGGGGAGCGTCGTACAACGTCCTTGCCGGCGTCGGCGACATCACCGGCGACGGCAAGGCCGACATCATCGCCCGCGACACCTCGGGCAACGTCTGGCGCTACGCAGGCAACGGCCGGGGATCGTTCGGCGCCCGTGTGAAGAGCGCCACGGGATGGGGGGCCTTCAAGGGCGTCTTTTGA
- a CDS encoding NADPH-dependent F420 reductase encodes MRIGVLGTGSMADALATHWVRAGHEVIIGGRDAHKAERLARGIGGGAKPAGLRSAAEAGQAVLAALPFGAGADVARDLRAALEGKVLLDCSNPVGPGFRLLTEGGPSAAQQLAAAAPGARVVKAFNLCHEGVWRMRPPVFDGRPLAVPVCGDDETALVRVRELVQDVGCEPVAAGGLERAGLLEATAALFIALWVGEGADAQAIAPPLAFAAGPSRP; translated from the coding sequence ATGAGAATCGGCGTACTGGGCACGGGCAGCATGGCCGACGCGCTCGCCACCCACTGGGTGCGGGCCGGGCACGAGGTGATCATCGGAGGACGGGACGCACACAAGGCGGAGCGGCTCGCGAGAGGCATAGGGGGCGGCGCGAAGCCTGCCGGTCTGCGCTCGGCGGCCGAAGCCGGCCAGGCGGTGCTGGCCGCGCTGCCCTTCGGGGCCGGAGCAGACGTGGCACGGGACCTTCGCGCGGCCCTGGAGGGCAAGGTGCTGCTGGACTGCTCCAACCCGGTCGGGCCGGGCTTCCGGCTGCTGACCGAAGGCGGTCCCTCAGCTGCGCAGCAACTCGCAGCGGCGGCACCGGGGGCCCGTGTGGTCAAGGCTTTCAACCTCTGCCACGAGGGCGTGTGGCGCATGCGGCCACCCGTCTTCGACGGGCGTCCGCTGGCCGTTCCGGTCTGCGGGGACGACGAGACGGCCCTCGTGCGTGTGCGCGAGTTGGTGCAGGACGTGGGCTGCGAGCCCGTGGCCGCCGGAGGTCTCGAACGTGCGGGACTTCTGGAGGCGACCGCCGCTCTCTTCATCGCCCTGTGGGTCGGGGAAGGAGCGGACGCGCAGGCGATCGCACCTCCGCTGGCATTCGCGGCCGGACCGAGCCGCCCATAG
- a CDS encoding winged helix-turn-helix transcriptional regulator, which translates to MTNDAFLADCRARLAFDLLSNTWNAVVLWALRDGPRRPVELRERIGGISSKVLTETLRRLQFNGLVDRLPAPGAPSRVEYRLTALGGTLLAPIDAVGAWAFEYGDEVMAAQEAACTPAPRSPRPSCQTGEQASADVVDS; encoded by the coding sequence GTGACGAACGACGCCTTCCTCGCCGACTGCCGTGCCCGCCTCGCCTTCGACCTGCTCTCCAACACCTGGAACGCCGTGGTGCTTTGGGCACTTCGCGACGGTCCGAGGCGCCCGGTCGAACTGCGGGAGCGGATCGGGGGCATCAGCTCCAAGGTCCTCACCGAGACTCTGCGCCGGCTGCAGTTCAACGGACTCGTCGACCGACTGCCGGCCCCCGGCGCACCATCACGGGTCGAGTACCGACTCACCGCTCTGGGAGGGACCTTGCTGGCGCCCATCGACGCCGTCGGCGCCTGGGCCTTCGAGTACGGCGACGAGGTCATGGCCGCCCAGGAAGCAGCATGCACTCCCGCCCCGCGCTCCCCTCGTCCAAGTTGCCAGACAGGTGAACAGGCGAGCGCGGACGTCGTCGACAGCTGA
- a CDS encoding VOC family protein, whose protein sequence is MLRLTDFIIDCPDTMKLAAFYSEVTGLPVKADSNENWAGIRFGEIELAFIHVEDYRAPRWPDSEHPKQFHLDFEVDDVEAEQRRVLALGATLLRDCIGPNGYGFRVYADPVGHPFCLCRNKGVIWTDQGPVWPKRDQ, encoded by the coding sequence ATGCTACGACTAACCGACTTCATCATCGACTGCCCGGACACGATGAAGCTGGCAGCCTTCTACTCCGAGGTGACGGGGCTTCCGGTCAAGGCCGACAGTAACGAGAACTGGGCCGGTATCCGGTTCGGCGAGATCGAACTGGCCTTCATCCACGTGGAGGACTACCGCGCCCCGCGGTGGCCCGACAGCGAACACCCCAAGCAGTTCCACCTCGACTTCGAAGTCGACGACGTCGAGGCCGAACAGCGACGCGTCCTGGCCCTCGGCGCGACACTGCTGCGGGACTGTATCGGCCCCAACGGCTACGGCTTCCGCGTCTACGCCGACCCCGTCGGCCACCCCTTCTGCCTCTGCCGCAACAAGGGTGTCATCTGGACCGATCAGGGCCCCGTCTGGCCCAAGCGCGACCAGTAG
- a CDS encoding DUF7691 family protein — translation MSHNIAYSTADKADVLAFLRGDGNLTADQLRRLESMRRAAQAAQDDLDRQGVDWGLSVPVALDHLIAGRADSDAQCAGNAYHCAVQLIIDHNASDPMHLGTYSKPSTFFGLVDDEMRRLGVPADLLPHGYLYGGLPDGFPFIPHSIDGYPAIGHLPLARAKPAAEGYRAVLDRMPADFQYDVQELIEKLETEHKEWEYATKNIGWYTQDTLFFKLT, via the coding sequence ATGAGTCACAACATCGCGTACTCCACCGCGGACAAGGCGGATGTCCTGGCCTTTCTGCGCGGCGACGGCAATCTGACTGCAGATCAACTGCGCCGCCTCGAGTCGATGCGCCGGGCCGCGCAGGCCGCCCAGGACGACCTTGACCGCCAGGGTGTCGACTGGGGCCTGTCCGTCCCCGTGGCACTCGATCACCTCATCGCCGGGCGGGCCGACTCGGATGCGCAGTGCGCGGGCAACGCCTACCACTGCGCTGTGCAGCTGATCATCGACCACAACGCGTCCGATCCGATGCACTTGGGCACCTACTCGAAGCCCTCGACGTTCTTCGGCCTGGTCGACGACGAGATGCGACGCCTGGGCGTACCCGCCGACCTGCTGCCCCATGGCTACCTCTACGGCGGGCTGCCCGACGGCTTCCCGTTCATCCCGCACTCGATCGACGGCTACCCCGCCATCGGCCATCTGCCGCTCGCCAGGGCCAAGCCCGCCGCCGAGGGCTACCGCGCGGTCCTGGACCGGATGCCTGCCGACTTCCAGTACGACGTGCAGGAGCTGATCGAAAAGCTCGAGACCGAGCACAAGGAGTGGGAGTACGCCACGAAGAACATCGGCTGGTACACCCAGGACACGCTCTTCTTCAAGCTCACCTGA
- a CDS encoding ABC transporter ATP-binding protein → MNTASASATATATDERSLSARETVKALYVYVRPHRWAVALGLLCALVGAAGGLLQPLATKALVDRMASGGTIAGILIGLTVLVMLGAAVEAFGAYVLERTAESVVLAARRTVVGRLLRLRIAEWERIPPGDLMSRVTSDTTLLRAVSTQAVVSAATGAVAFAAAIVMMAVLDVVLLGVTLGVVLLVGGAVALVMPRIARATERSQQAVGEISVALERAFGAFRTVKASGAEERETVRVEAAARRAWRHGVKSAKWESVAGSADELAVQLAFLAVLAVGGARVASGEIPVSTLIAFLLYLFYLIDPVSRLVDAVSQYQEGAAAISRIAQVERLATEPTAGRKDVLPRQGAAVPGPASVRFDGVSFRYRPGLPYVHEQVSFEVPGAGTTAFVGPSGAGKSTVFALIERFHEVTGGRVLVDGKDVQDWSLSELRSAIGYVEQDAPVLAGTLRENLVFAAPGATDDDLRDVLARTKLDTLVERLPHGLDTPVGHRGSKLSGGERQRVAVARALLRRPRLLLLDEATSQLDAVNELALRDVVTEVAQKTTVLVVAHRLSTVTGADRIVVMDAGRVRAVGTHEELVAQDRLYAQLAATQLLTPGR, encoded by the coding sequence GTGAACACCGCATCCGCCTCCGCCACGGCCACGGCCACGGATGAGCGTTCCCTGTCCGCCCGGGAGACGGTCAAGGCACTGTACGTGTACGTCCGGCCGCACCGGTGGGCCGTCGCCCTCGGCCTGCTGTGCGCCCTGGTCGGGGCCGCCGGGGGACTGTTGCAGCCGCTGGCGACGAAGGCGCTGGTGGACCGGATGGCGTCCGGTGGGACCATCGCCGGGATCCTGATCGGGCTCACCGTGCTGGTGATGCTGGGCGCGGCGGTCGAGGCGTTCGGCGCGTACGTGCTGGAGCGGACGGCGGAGTCGGTGGTCCTGGCCGCGCGGCGCACCGTGGTGGGGCGGTTGCTGCGGCTGCGGATCGCGGAATGGGAGCGGATCCCGCCGGGTGACCTGATGTCCAGGGTCACCTCGGACACGACGCTGCTGCGGGCGGTCAGCACGCAGGCGGTCGTCTCTGCGGCCACCGGCGCGGTGGCCTTCGCGGCGGCGATCGTGATGATGGCGGTCCTGGACGTCGTACTGCTCGGTGTGACGCTCGGGGTGGTCCTGCTGGTCGGCGGGGCCGTCGCACTGGTGATGCCGAGGATCGCCCGGGCCACCGAGCGTTCTCAGCAGGCGGTCGGGGAGATCTCCGTCGCGCTGGAGCGGGCCTTCGGGGCGTTCCGAACGGTGAAGGCGTCCGGGGCCGAGGAGCGGGAGACCGTCCGGGTGGAGGCGGCGGCACGGAGAGCGTGGCGGCACGGCGTGAAGAGCGCCAAGTGGGAGTCCGTGGCCGGCTCGGCCGACGAACTCGCCGTACAGCTGGCCTTCCTCGCGGTGCTCGCGGTCGGCGGGGCGCGGGTGGCGTCCGGGGAGATCCCCGTCTCCACCCTCATCGCCTTCCTGCTGTACCTCTTCTATCTGATCGATCCGGTGTCCAGGCTGGTCGACGCCGTGTCCCAGTACCAGGAGGGGGCTGCCGCGATCTCACGTATCGCGCAGGTCGAACGCCTGGCGACGGAGCCGACCGCCGGACGGAAGGACGTCCTGCCCCGGCAGGGGGCGGCGGTGCCGGGGCCGGCGTCGGTCCGCTTCGACGGCGTGTCCTTCCGCTACCGCCCGGGCCTGCCGTACGTCCACGAGCAGGTGAGTTTCGAGGTGCCGGGCGCCGGGACGACCGCCTTCGTGGGCCCGTCCGGTGCGGGCAAGTCGACGGTCTTCGCGCTCATCGAGCGGTTCCACGAGGTCACCGGCGGCCGGGTCCTGGTCGACGGCAAGGACGTGCAGGACTGGTCCCTGTCCGAGCTGCGGTCCGCCATCGGATACGTGGAGCAGGACGCTCCGGTGCTGGCGGGCACGCTCCGCGAGAACCTCGTCTTCGCCGCTCCCGGGGCGACGGACGACGACCTCCGCGACGTCCTGGCCCGGACGAAGCTCGACACCCTCGTCGAGCGCCTGCCCCACGGCCTGGACACCCCGGTCGGGCACCGCGGCTCGAAGCTCTCGGGCGGCGAGCGGCAGCGCGTCGCCGTCGCACGCGCACTGCTGCGGCGGCCTCGGCTGCTGCTGTTGGACGAGGCGACCTCGCAGCTCGACGCCGTCAACGAGCTGGCGCTGCGTGACGTCGTCACGGAGGTGGCCCAAAAGACCACCGTGCTGGTGGTGGCCCACCGCCTGTCGACGGTGACCGGCGCCGACCGGATCGTCGTCATGGACGCCGGACGGGTCCGGGCCGTGGGCACCCATGAGGAACTGGTGGCCCAGGACCGGCTGTACGCGCAACTGGCGGCCACCCAGCTCCTGACTCCCGGCCGATGA
- a CDS encoding IS630 family transposase (programmed frameshift), with product MRYPQGGGLTPERQAFRERIRLEAAERFAAGASNAEVAKDLRVSVRSVQRWRRDWHDAGTEGLRSAGPASRPKLSEALFTVLEQELAKGPVAHGWPDQTWTLSRIKTVIGRRFHKSMTLSAIARMLHRHGFSHQVPARRAVERDEQAVAGWVKETWPQVEGPWRRSTPGCASKTKPGFSMTPPTTRTWARRGLTPLIRVRGRSQRRFSIAALACYKQGERSRLIYRPKRHVDHKQGGRRSFTWTDYRDLLIAAHQQLGAPIVLVWDNLNVHKDRRLREFIDTHDWITCYFLPAYAPDLNPVEGIWSLLRRSSQANTAFTDPENLISTIRRGLRQIQYRSNLINGCLTETGLTSTTSRRQRQ from the exons GTGAGGTATCCGCAGGGTGGTGGGCTGACGCCGGAACGGCAGGCGTTTCGTGAGCGGATCCGGCTGGAGGCCGCGGAGCGATTCGCTGCGGGCGCCTCCAACGCCGAGGTCGCCAAGGACTTACGGGTGAGTGTGCGCTCGGTGCAGCGCTGGCGCCGAGACTGGCACGACGCCGGCACCGAGGGGCTGCGTTCTGCTGGGCCTGCGTCACGGCCCAAACTGAGTGAGGCCCTGTTCACCGTGCTCGAGCAGGAGCTTGCCAAGGGGCCGGTCGCGCACGGCTGGCCGGACCAGACGTGGACGCTGTCGCGGATCAAGACGGTGATCGGGCGCCGGTTCCACAAGAGCATGACGCTGTCGGCGATCGCGCGGATGCTGCACCGGCACGGCTTCAGCCACCAGGTCCCGGCCCGCCGGGCGGTCGAGCGTGACGAGCAGGCCGTGGCGGGCTGGGTGAAGGAGACCTGGCCGCAGGTGGAAGGTCCGTGGCGGCGCTCGACGCCTGGCTGTGCTTCGAAGACGAAGC CCGGTTTCTCGATGACGCCGCCCACCACCCGCACCTGGGCCCGACGCGGACTTACACCCCTCATCCGGGTGCGGGGACGCTCCCAGCGCCGCTTCTCCATCGCCGCTCTGGCCTGCTACAAGCAGGGTGAACGCTCACGGCTGATCTACCGGCCGAAGCGGCATGTCGATCACAAGCAGGGCGGCAGACGCAGCTTCACCTGGACCGACTACCGCGACCTGCTCATCGCCGCACACCAGCAGCTCGGCGCACCCATCGTGCTCGTGTGGGACAACCTCAACGTCCACAAGGACCGCCGATTACGGGAGTTCATCGACACCCACGACTGGATCACCTGCTACTTCCTGCCGGCCTACGCACCCGACCTCAACCCCGTCGAGGGCATCTGGTCCCTGTTGCGGCGCAGCAGCCAGGCCAACACCGCCTTCACCGACCCCGAAAACCTCATCAGCACGATCCGACGCGGTCTCCGCCAAATCCAGTACCGCAGCAACCTCATCAACGGATGCCTCACCGAAACCGGACTCACCTCGACGACATCACGGCGACAACGTCAGTAA
- a CDS encoding HEAT repeat domain-containing protein — protein sequence MTWPDEAVADGSAMTPAHPSRIALFEAVRADRTGPVATRLLGLAHADSPVVRRAALDLLQSLSHEQPWPEAVDAAVARFDDPDEEVRRRAAWLVGHRGRPDLVLSSLGELADPVVRTVLAGALGPTAAHLTGDGLASVRFLAHVETLRAAPPARWQSLDDALLDDAREAAHHLEDTGRIWGEALYGLGREHDTYTLVARLLDDPGTRDIGADLAREACHDWRIAPVRLLPLLVRRHSQKATPALGRALTTAMISEAAMRIHGALLAAVPVTPTTRARRVTSTATAYDSASAAALLAARPVGITRLARAPDIFGALLDAGPLTFRQAAQLYNLTFSRPGRSQADCAPLWLRHAGPRALSRVLALMTPHLADYAVGEHYLAGLARMGGHARLALPAVTALIDRRTRIPVNDSTRDAEMRIDESLLASALSTRRAILAPTDPPSPAGLFPA from the coding sequence ATGACGTGGCCGGACGAGGCCGTGGCCGACGGCAGCGCCATGACACCCGCCCACCCTTCCCGTATCGCGCTCTTCGAGGCGGTACGCGCCGACCGCACCGGCCCCGTCGCCACCCGGCTGCTCGGGCTCGCCCACGCAGACTCCCCCGTCGTACGCCGAGCGGCTTTGGACCTCCTCCAGAGCCTGAGCCACGAACAGCCCTGGCCGGAGGCCGTCGACGCCGCTGTGGCCCGGTTCGATGACCCCGACGAGGAAGTGCGACGCCGAGCAGCGTGGCTCGTCGGCCACCGCGGACGGCCCGACCTGGTTCTCTCCTCCCTCGGCGAACTCGCCGATCCGGTCGTGCGCACCGTCCTGGCCGGGGCGCTCGGCCCGACCGCCGCCCACCTGACCGGCGACGGCCTCGCGTCGGTCCGCTTCCTCGCCCACGTGGAGACGCTGAGGGCCGCACCACCCGCACGATGGCAATCCCTGGACGACGCACTCCTCGACGACGCCCGGGAAGCCGCTCACCACCTGGAGGACACCGGGCGCATCTGGGGCGAGGCCCTGTACGGACTCGGGCGCGAGCACGACACGTACACCCTCGTGGCCCGTCTCCTCGACGACCCCGGCACCCGGGACATCGGCGCCGACTTGGCCCGCGAGGCGTGCCACGACTGGCGGATCGCCCCGGTCAGGCTGCTGCCGCTGCTCGTCCGGCGCCACAGCCAGAAGGCCACACCGGCTCTCGGCAGGGCCCTCACGACAGCGATGATCTCCGAGGCGGCGATGCGGATCCATGGAGCTCTCCTGGCCGCAGTCCCCGTCACGCCGACGACGAGGGCCCGCCGGGTCACGTCCACCGCGACGGCGTACGACAGCGCGTCCGCCGCCGCTCTCCTCGCCGCCAGGCCCGTGGGCATCACCCGCCTCGCGCGCGCCCCCGACATCTTCGGGGCCCTGCTGGACGCCGGCCCGCTGACCTTCCGACAGGCGGCCCAGCTGTACAACCTGACGTTCAGTCGCCCCGGCCGCTCGCAGGCGGATTGCGCCCCGCTGTGGCTGCGGCACGCCGGTCCTCGCGCACTGTCCCGGGTGCTCGCCCTGATGACCCCGCACCTGGCCGACTACGCGGTCGGCGAGCACTACCTGGCGGGTCTCGCCCGGATGGGCGGCCACGCACGCCTCGCGCTGCCGGCCGTGACGGCCCTGATCGACAGACGTACCCGCATCCCCGTCAACGACTCCACCCGCGACGCGGAGATGAGAATCGACGAAAGCCTCCTGGCCTCCGCCCTGAGCACCCGCCGGGCGATCCTCGCGCCCACCGATCCGCCGTCCCCCGCCGGGCTCTTCCCCGCCTGA